Within the Catalinimonas niigatensis genome, the region CCGCCGTAACCCGCTTGCCCCGGCCCTGTAAGCTGTTGATAAAAGATGGTTTTTTGTCAGTAGCCATATTAGACTCCAGGTAAAAATGCGCGGACTTGACAGGACAGTTCTCTATAATCCAAAGACAAGCTTCATAAGTGGCTTTGGTTACCATATTCTGACCAGCAGCATCTCCGGTACGAAAGTTGAAGCGCAGGAAGGCAAAAGTATTAGAAAGATAGCTTTCAATACGTACCAGATGCGCATATTGCGAAGAAGCGCCAGCCTTTTGCTGAATTTCTGTAAAATGGATGTCAATCCATTCTGAAAAGCTCCGCGCCTGACGAGCGTTGTCAAAGACAAAAACCGGTGCCCGCTGCATCAAATCTTCGCTAACCGTGGTGGTCACGCCACCGCATAGATTTACGATTTTGATACCTCTGTTATAGGAAGCTACCAGTGTCCCTTCTGAAGTAGCCAGGGGCACCAGGAATTCTCCTTGGGCCCATTCTCCATTAATACGGATGGGACCGGCCAAACCCAGAGGTATCTGGGCTGCTCCAATAAAATTTTCACAATTGCCTTTGATCTGTTTCGGGTTCAGCGCATGTCTTTTTAAGGACGTTACCTTTCTTCCTGTGTAAGCCTCGGTAAATGCTATCCTTTCCTGAATAATACGGTCTGAATAATCATCTTCTCCGCTTCTGGGAACTCCGGTAGTTGCTTTTTTAATAACTCTCTGGTTTAGGTTATCTTCAAAGTTAATGCGAAGTTCTCCAAAGGGTTGGGTATGCAGGTGAATGTGAAATGTACAGGAGCCTTCTCCAGGCAAATGATCGTCTATGTGAATATGTAATGTATTGCCAAGGGGAAATTCAAGAGGTTGGCCTGCAGAAATAGATATAGGATCAATAAACGCCTGGTCTCCCTGTACAATTCCGACCTTGGTAAGATCAATCGCTTCTCCATTGATGCTGACAGCCAATACTTTTGTCAGACTGGCATTCATGAGCCTGTTTTTTAAGGAAAATTTCAGACCGTTTTCTGTAGCATGTAAACTGCTGCGGGTATATAAATTGGATAAGATGTGACTGGGTATAAGTTTGGTGAAAAGCATAAATAAGAAATAATAGAAGTATATGTGATATCAGGTAACTTCAGTATCCGGGAAAAGTTCTTCTTTAAGAACAAGATAAAAGACAAAACCAACTTTCTGTTTTCCCCTCATGAGAAGCTGTTCTTCAAATGTGAGTAGAGTGTCTTTGTGAAGATAAATGCAGTCAGGTGCAGGGCAGGCTTTACTTTTGACAGTGATCTGTACATTCTGTATGACTTTCATTCTTTGTGGGTGTTTACTTCATACCTTATATCCACCATTCTTCAATAGGCAAATATGGAGTAAGGGCTCCGCCTGTTAAATGAGTAAAAAAGAGCTTTGCTGTAAGAACTAGCGCAGCTTCAGTGGAAAGAGGTCTGCACAGTACCATATTATGTTTATGGCATATTTTGAGAGCTATGGCATGAACGCTATGGATACTGTAATAGGAAAAAAGAGCCTTAATGACTATATGTCTGTAGGGTTAAGCAGATAGATAACTCCAAAATGCAATAAGATAGATATTACTACGAACATTATACCTACGCTTCTATAAAGCGTAATCCATTTTAAATACTCAGGTAAATTTATTCTCTGCTTTGAGTATTAATAAGTGCATATGCAAAAGCAAATTCTCTATACGGCTAATTGGAAGGGTGTGTAAGAGTATGGGTTAACAGTAGAATAACAACATCTGAACATTGAACCAGGGTATGGATAAATATAGCAAGCTGACAGCTGGCTAATCAGAGGATGATGTGTAATTTATTTTCATAACAGGAGCATGAAAATGGATATGTTAAACGTATAATAGTTTGATAGCAAAACATCCACTGTTGAGTATCGACTTTTTGTCAGGTAGGGTAATATAAAAGCGTTTGCTTTTCAGGGGGAACAATTCAGCTTAACCTGCTTTATGATAAAAGTTATTAAACGAAATAAAATTGGCAAACCGAACGGGCAAACCGGCAGAATCAGACAATTTTCGGCCATTTGCCCTGGTCAGAATCACAAAATCAGTTGATTATGCCTTTCTGACCAGGAATAACAGTATAATATGCTGATTTGCATCCTTTTTCTAAAGAAGAAAGGTTGAAAAGTCCCTCTTCTTCATCAGCTAATCTCATCAAATACGATAGAATATAGAATATTGGGATGAAATGACAGTTGATGGATTGTGGAAACGACCGATGCATATGTGCGCCTTCGTATTGGCTTCAATCATGGTCTTTGGCCTCACTGACAGCGTCACCTTCAATGGGGTATATCACATGTGGGAATTTAGGTGCTTGGATTCTTAATATTTTCTACCTTCTATAAAGCAAAGTAATACGTCTCTGGGACACAAACCATAAACTTCATTTTGGAATAGGTTTATCCATGAAAAAAACTATAATCAGAAGAACTGCTTCTTAGATGCTTATCCTTATTTCTATAGTTTCCACCGTCATGAATTGTGTAATGGCAGGATTCACATAAAATGACGCAATTTGATAGTAGGTTTGTTCCACCATGCTGACAATGCACCATGTGATGAGCATGAGCGCCTTCACCAAATATATGGCTTTGCTTATCTATTTGATTAATGCTTGCTATTTTCTCTCCACAGCTACCACACATATATTTTTGACGTGATAGAGCATCTTGTTTAGTGGCTTTTGAAAATTCATCTCGTTCCATTTTTAATCTTTTTAGTTGTTAATGTGAGATTAGACGCAATTTTAAGATAGCACATTTATACGTCTATCTGCCGGATATCAACAATATACTGTGATTCTCTCACTTTGCAAGCTCTTTCTGGAGTGTCTTGGTGGATGGATATTAGTCCTTTACAAGTTCAGCTTGTACAAAAAATTTACTACACGTCATTCTGAGGACGGAGTTCGTAGGAGCCCCCCCCCCGTATTGAAATGCCGTTCTCCAGGGGAGACTCCCACGCTGCCCTCGGAGCCGTAGCGGCGAATTTGACGAGTAGGGAATAGGGAAAGCATTCATACTTATGCCGACACTTCCCCAACCGAGACCTGATTACCAGAGGCTGGGTCATGCTGACCAGACCACGGGGGAAAATTAAAGAGTTACCTATTCTTAAAACTTACTTAGAGATGCCTATGATATTTGGGTGGAACTATACCCAGACTCATACAAAGTTTTACATAATCCTCCTGTTCTATTCTGTATTGGTCATTCACATTCCTTGCTTTGAAGGATATGGTAAATTGTCGGTTGATGGGGGTTGTGGAATCAAAACCTATTCGCTTTCCAATTAATGATTGATCCGGTAGATTGGGGTTTGGACGAGCATTGACCCAGCCTGCCTGATTATCATTTGGCCTCCTCGGTTCAGGCCTAACCCAGTTTCTACCCAGAATGACAATTTCCATCATTATTGGAAGATTGGTGCCGAACTCACCAGGATTTTCGTAAAGCTTTCCATTAACAGGGTTGCGCAACGCCGCTTTATAACCTTGTTGAGCGAGATGTTCTATGAACTCTTGAGCAGTGATATTTGGCATAATATTAATTGTTTGATGAGTTGGTTTTAAACAAATTGAACACAAAGTGCATATAGATTTGAAAGCAAAGGGAATACACTTCTCTATCTTATGTGTCGATTTCCTTCTGACACCGAAACCTGTATTGTTTGCTATAAGTTGTACAAAGAACGTTGACAAACATATCCTCTTATATCGTGGGTACAGGAGAACTTCTCACTATCCGCAGTAAAGAGTATCTGAAACACATGTTTTAGATACAATAGTTTTTTGGATGAAATGCAGATATAGATTTATCCGGCCAATGCTATTATCTATTGAGTTGAATTTAAATCAAGATATTAATTTGTTGACAAGCAAAAAAATAATTGCATGAAAATTGACGTAGTAAACTCATATCTGCTTATTAGGAATCCTGTATATTCATAATAACAAAATACCCACTGTTGAGTATTGACTTTTTGTCAGGTAGAACAGTTTGAACAATTCTATCTTTCTGGAAAGAGCAAAGAACCGCTTAAAGTTGCTCAGGTTCTTTACATTATCGTCAAGCTTTAAAATCCTATCTATACAATCATCCTACTGGTCTTTGGTTCATTTTCCTTCGGAAGGAATGGAAAGCTTTCATCCTTTCGCGTTGTATTATGCGTCTTTGCATATTTTTTTGCCCAATAATAGGGATGTCAAATCTTAGAAAATAAAATCTACAGCTACATACCTAGGACATGCATACAAGTGGTAAGCCTGAATATCGTTTGGCGAAAAATGCAACTTTATACCAGAAAAAACCACAACAAACTATGAAGTGAAAAAAAATAAAGCTATAATTATGAGAGGCTTTAAATGTATGTACAGCGATATGACCTGAGTTTTCTTAGAAAAAGAACCGGTCAAATTATGATTGCCTGACATTTTATTCAATGATGTAGTGTAACTCCTGCTTAAACTACATAAAGTTAACAGCTCTAGCGATTGATATTAGCAAGTAGAAAAAAAGCAAAAGCAGCCAGATAGTTCAAAAGGTGTTTTGGAAACTGACCGTTGTAATTGATTACGGCTACAGTTAAATGTCTAAGACAGGGTGAACTATATATTGCTTGTTATTTTCAACCGGGTTGTCGTAAGACCAACTCTCAGTAACACTAAAAGCACTTCTGCAATGAAAAAAAACAAAGAGAAGCAGTGGACAGTGAGGGTGAAGAGGTACTGTGAAAATTCTAAAGCTGTCATTACCATTGAACAGCCCCTGGAAGAGCTTAAAAACAGTATTATGATACTAAAGATGCTCACCAGGGACAATGCGTTTCTTCAAAAGAACCGGGAAAGGTTTAATTCTTTGAGCGATAGGGAAAAAGAAGTCTTTTTCCTTCTGGCAATGGGTTACAGCAGTGAAATGATAGGAGAAGAACTGTTCATTTCAAAACATACGGCCCAGACCCACAGGAAGCATCTGAAAGAAAAACTACAAATAAAATCATATAAGGATATGATGACCTATGCCCGGGTATTTGGATTTATATAAAAGCCTATTGCCTAATTTATAACGAATGACCACAACCCTTAACTTATCCGACCAGACCAGGCAGGCTATTCAAATAGCCCAGGCCTTTGCCAAAGAGTATCAGAATGCTCAATTTACCCCAGGGCATCTTTTATTGGCTTTGTTACACAAAGACGTTGGATTGCTTGATCTCCTTGAGACTATCGGACAGGATACCCCTTACCTGCGGGAATGGGCTGAAGTAAGAATTGAAAATCTCTCCAAAAACATTACGATTCCCGAAGAGCCGGGAGGAGACGCCAAAGTCACTGCCAGCATAGAAGAAGCCGATCTGATCAGGCTCAAACTCAACGAAGATGAAATTACACCTCTGGCTTTACTGGCTGCCCTCTGCAAACCCAATGTAGCTTTTACCAAAGATCAATTAAAGACCTTTCCTCTGCAGCAGGATGATCTGCTGGCAACAGTAATCCAGGAAGAGGCTATACAGGAAGCTGTCGTGCATACCAATGGTACTGCTGCCAAGGCTAAGTCTGCCAAAGCCATATTCAAATTTTGCGTGGATAAGACCTCGCTGGCCAGAGAAGATAAGATAGACCCGATCATAGGGCGTGACCGTGAGACACGCATGATGATTGAGATACTGGGCAGGCGTACCAAACCAAACGTACTAATCATAGGTGAGCCAGGCGTTGGTAAAACTGCCCTGGTAGATGGCTTTGCCCTCAGTATCATACAGGCTAAGGTGCCTTTGCATTTAGGCAATGCTTTGGTATTTGAGCTGGACCTGGGCTCACTAGTGGCCGGAGCCTCTTACAAAGGAGAAGTGGAAGACCGGCTGAAAAACATCATCAAAGAAGTAAAGGGCTACGAAAAAGCAATCCTTTTCATTGATGAAGTCCATTTACTACTCGATCATAGCGGTCCTTTGGGCACCGGAGCAGCCAACCTGTTGAAACCTGAACTGGCAAGAGGTGAAATAACGGTTATTGGCGCTACGACCAATGATGAGTACCGGAAATTTATAGAAAAGGAAGAAGCTTTCAACCGGCGTTTTGAAGTGCTGAGGGTAGAAGAGCCTGATGAAGAAGCCGCTGCACGTATGATTCATACCCTGATACCGTTGTACGAAAAGCACCATCAGATTAGTGTCACCATCAGCGCACCTGCCGAAGCTGTTTCTTTAGCCAAAAGATATGTGAAAGACCGGCGCCTGCCCGATTCAGCGATTGACCTGCTGGACAGAACTATGGCAGCCATCCGTATGGCAGATGAAACCTCTGAAGAGGAGTTGAATAATCTTAAGGAAGAGCTAAGATTATTAAAAGAAAACACGGATAAACCACTCAATCTGCCTGATCTCCGATGGTTTCACCGGCAACTTAACGAAAAGATAAGCCCCA harbors:
- a CDS encoding hydroxymethylglutaryl-CoA reductase yields the protein MLFTKLIPSHILSNLYTRSSLHATENGLKFSLKNRLMNASLTKVLAVSINGEAIDLTKVGIVQGDQAFIDPISISAGQPLEFPLGNTLHIHIDDHLPGEGSCTFHIHLHTQPFGELRINFEDNLNQRVIKKATTGVPRSGEDDYSDRIIQERIAFTEAYTGRKVTSLKRHALNPKQIKGNCENFIGAAQIPLGLAGPIRINGEWAQGEFLVPLATSEGTLVASYNRGIKIVNLCGGVTTTVSEDLMQRAPVFVFDNARQARSFSEWIDIHFTEIQQKAGASSQYAHLVRIESYLSNTFAFLRFNFRTGDAAGQNMVTKATYEACLWIIENCPVKSAHFYLESNMATDKKPSFINSLQGRGKRVTAEIIFKKEILERELRVSANQLGYHQAVANIGALLAGSNNNGLHSVNAITALFIATGQDVATVAESSACLTHVEVLPNGDLSTSLTLPSLVVGTFGGGTGLPTQRECLEMMDCYGEGKAKKLAEIIAGVVLAGEISLAAAISSADWVSSHEAMGRNK
- a CDS encoding HNH endonuclease, encoding MERDEFSKATKQDALSRQKYMCGSCGEKIASINQIDKQSHIFGEGAHAHHMVHCQHGGTNLLSNCVILCESCHYTIHDGGNYRNKDKHLRSSSSDYSFFHG
- a CDS encoding helix-turn-helix transcriptional regulator, with the protein product MKKNKEKQWTVRVKRYCENSKAVITIEQPLEELKNSIMILKMLTRDNAFLQKNRERFNSLSDREKEVFFLLAMGYSSEMIGEELFISKHTAQTHRKHLKEKLQIKSYKDMMTYARVFGFI
- a CDS encoding ATP-dependent Clp protease ATP-binding subunit — translated: MTTTLNLSDQTRQAIQIAQAFAKEYQNAQFTPGHLLLALLHKDVGLLDLLETIGQDTPYLREWAEVRIENLSKNITIPEEPGGDAKVTASIEEADLIRLKLNEDEITPLALLAALCKPNVAFTKDQLKTFPLQQDDLLATVIQEEAIQEAVVHTNGTAAKAKSAKAIFKFCVDKTSLAREDKIDPIIGRDRETRMMIEILGRRTKPNVLIIGEPGVGKTALVDGFALSIIQAKVPLHLGNALVFELDLGSLVAGASYKGEVEDRLKNIIKEVKGYEKAILFIDEVHLLLDHSGPLGTGAANLLKPELARGEITVIGATTNDEYRKFIEKEEAFNRRFEVLRVEEPDEEAAARMIHTLIPLYEKHHQISVTISAPAEAVSLAKRYVKDRRLPDSAIDLLDRTMAAIRMADETSEEELNNLKEELRLLKENTDKPLNLPDLRWFHRQLNEKISPILLGQIVEEEDKAHDKDTPEAFAVYLDKTLGFLLTLTEKKRGSIEKEDLAAVVAYKTGIPIGKIQTKEREKLLSMEEHLKKRVVGQDHAIKVISDAILESRSGLTKAGQPIGSFFFLGPTGTGKTELAKSLADFLFNDENMLIRFDMSEFKEEHSAAVLLGAPAGYVGYEEGGVLVNKIREKPYSVVLFDELEKAHASVFDIFLQIMDEGKLHDRLGKEGDFSNAVVLFTSNIGSRHIIDEVEKGSLPTSNEMMDIMSGHFRPEFLARVTEIIPFSPILEENVIKIFDIHLKKLLKQLEVQGISLQITDEAKKQLALSGFTPEYGARPLTGVIRNQLRRPISRMIIAEKVKKGSTINLSLDDKKELNWDIK